The window TCTAAAAAGAAAGAATTAAAAGTGTCATTGACTTTTATAGGATTTTCAAACGAAAATTTTAAATAGTTGATAACTACTATTCGAATAGTTGATTATCAAGGAGGTCGATGGCGTTGGTTTTGTTTCTTGTTAAGAGAATTCCTCTTTTTGAATTAAAAAATTTAGTAAATCAAAAATTTAAATTTGAAATTCCTGGATTAATTGGTGTTTTAATTTTTTTTATAAAAAAGGAAGTTTTTAGCGAAAAAAGAGGATAATCTCAAGAGGTTTATTTTCGAATTTTTGGAGAAGTTATATTTTAAATATAAAACAGGTGATTTAATTTAAATTTGAAGGAATTGATGTATACTACTCTGATAGTAAATAGAAACTGGATTTTGTAATTCTGAAATAATTCTTCTCAGCAACAATTTCTTCGGAAGAATGTGATGAAGTGTCAAAGTTCAAAATTTCTGATTGAAAAACATTATTCCAATTCCAATTTTACCAATTTTATTGGGTTTTATGGTTGGGTTTATGGGTTGGTATCGGGGATTGGTTGGGGATGTGTACGTAAAAAGAGATCTAGAGCTCCTTGTTGAAGCCACATGAAGACCCCTTTACTTCTTACAAAATTGAGTTGCAAAGACTTGAATAGTTGTTCAATTGAAACCCTCAATAAGGGAGCGTAAGCGTATAAATAAAATTTTACACGACGATCATTTGGATTTTTCAAAAATATTCCTGACGATTCAGTCAATATGACCTTTGTGTATACACCACCTTTTAACCTGAAAGGTACACAAATTATCAAGGTAATATTAAATATTCAAGAATATCTAGATTGGCGTGCAAGATGAATTAATGAAATGGTCAGAATGACTAAGTCAAAGGGTTCTGTTTTTCTACAGAATATTTCCAAATGGTTAATTTATTATGTTATTCATTTAAATAAATTTATTCATTCAATCATAGTGTTAACACTAGTTTCATCAGGATTGATAAATGCACAAAGTAATGTAATTGATGAAGTTGTTTGGACGATAGGAAACGAGGTAATTCTTCGCTCTGATGTGGAGAATGTACGTTTGCAAATGCAAATAAATAATCAGTACATAGAGGGTGATCCTTATTGTGTTATTCCAGAACAATTGGCTATTCAAAAATTATATTTGCGTCAGGCGAAATTAGATAGTATTAATATACCTGAGTCACAAGTTTCCCAAATGACAGAATCATGGATTAATCATCTGATTGACCAAATAGGTTCTAAAGAAAAAGTGGAGGAGTATTGTGGAAAACCTATTAGTGTTTTACGTGAAGAAAAAAAGCAAGCTATAAGGGAACAAGGTATGATTCAAGCAATGCAAAATAAATTAGTCAGTGGTGTAAAAGTAACTCCTTCCGATATTCGTAATTTTTACAATCAGATTCCACAAGATAGTTTACCTTTCATACCAACTACTGTAGAGGTAGAAATTATAACACTAAAGCCACTTGTCACTTTGGAGGAAATAAATAATATTAAACAGAAATTAAAGGAATATATTGAATTAGTTACTTCTGGACAAAAAGAATTTTCAACTTTAGCACGTCTTTATTCTGAAGATATAAATTCAGCAATGAAGGGGGGAGAATTAAATTTTGTATGTAAAAGTAGTTTATCCCCTGAGTTTGCAGCAGTAGCCTTTGAACTAAGTAACCCTAAAAAAGTTTCTCGAATTGTAGAAACAGAATATGGTTATCATATTATTCAATTGATAGAAAAAAAAGGAGATCGTATTAATGTCCGTCATATCCTTTTAAAACCTCATGCTACTAAGGAAGAGCTGGCAAAAGTTTCTTATCGTCTTGATTCTATTCGAACAGATATAATAAGGGGGAAACTTACATTTGAGGAAGCAGTTACCTGTGTTTCACAAGACAAAAATACTCGTAATAATAAAGGTTTAATGGTGAATTATAATGGTCAAGTTGGAATAGAACATATGATTACTTCTCATTTTGAAATTAGAGAGCTACCGCCAGAAATTAGTAAAGCCATTCGTGGAATGCAAGTAGGTGATATATCCAAACCATTTACTATGATTAATTCTGAACAAAAAGAGGTCATTTCAATTGTTAAATTGAAATCAAGAATTGAATGTCATAAAGCTAGCTTTGCAAATGACTATCAAATTTTAAAAGAAATATTAGAGCGAAAAAAACAAAATCAGGTTCTTACCGAATGGTTAAATAGAAAAAAACAAGAAACATACATCCATATTAGTGACAATTGGAAAAATTGTAATTATCAAATTAAAGGTTGGCATGTTGAATAGTTTTCAAAAAAACCTCTTTTGTTTTTTATTCTATTCTACTTATTCTACATTTTAATTCTATACTAACTTTTAAATTTTTTCCCACTTACTACCAGAACAAATTCGCCTTTAGGTTTGTTTTTTGTAAAATGGAGAATTAAATCTTTCAATGTCCCTCGTATAGTTTCTTCATATAATTTGGATATTTCACGTGAAATAGAAGCTAATCGTTTTTCTCCTAAATATTCTGCCAACTGTTCCAATGTTTTTACTATACGAAAAGGAGATTCGTAAATTATTATTGTACGAATCTCTTCGGTTAATTCTTCAAATTTTGTTTGTCTACCTTTTTTACGAGGTAAAAAGCCTTCGAAACAAAAATGATCGATCGGTAATCCAGAGTTTATTAGTGCTGGTACAAAAGCTGTTGCTCCTGGTAAACATTCTATCCCTATTCTTTGTTGGATGCATTCTCTTATTAAGAGAAAACCTGGATCAGAAATTCCAGGCATACCAGCATCTGAAATTAAAGCAATATTTTCACCTATTTTTATTCTCCATGTAATTTGTTTAACTGTTTCATGTTCATTATACTTATGACAAGATTGCATTCGGGTTTTTATATCAAAATGATTTAATAAGAAACTTGTCGTACGAGTATTTTCAGCAAAAATCAAATTTACTTCCTTCAATATTCGTATTGCTCTGAAAGTCATGTCTTCCAAATTACCAATGGGTGTAGGAACTATATATAATTTATTTGTTTTTAGCATCTTTATTGACAATTTAATTCTCTCTAAATAAACAATTATTGGAGAATCCAACCATCCGAGGGGATATAACTACGAACGGCACAAATCAGTAGCTGGTTAGTAGAGAGGGGGTGTCTAAATTTTTATAGTATTGGGAATTATGTGGTGATAAAGTGATAACATTCATGTTCATGCTAAACGATTGGATATATTGAAAAAGGGATAAGCAAGTAGAGAAATTACTTATGTATAAAATACATAAGTGCAAAATAAAAATATGGACGATTCCACCATATACTTCTGTACACCAAGAATGTTAGAAACAATATTAAGTTTTAACTAGGATTAACCTTTTCCTGTCTATTTAAGTTTAACATTAGTGCATTCCACCATGAGACTTCTATCTATCTATCCAAATTCTTAGAAGTGTGTAACCTCATATTTTTTTAAGTGCTTCATAATGGACAAAACAACACTTTTTAGTAAAACCTGTTGGGACGGCTAGTGCCGTTTCCTCTATAAAAATATCTAGAATAGAAAACTTTTTTAAGATAAGATCTGCTTTCCTGCCTTATTCTCTATGTAGTTTGCTCACTTTGTACTTCTCATCTTCGAAACTTACATTACCCCCTTATGTTATTATTATAATGGGTAAATAGTCCTCTGTTAAGGGTTTAATATTTGTGTCATATCCAATCTCAATAATCAGTATTAGATTTTTCAATCTGCAAAGTTTTTGACGGTTGGTCACAAATTTCGCTAGGTCCAAAATATTGAATAGGTCCTGGATAAACATAATCCGTATTAATTGCCCATTGATCACGTTGAGATGCGAATGCACGAAAAGGCATTCCGTCCAATTTTACTAATGCTTTTTGAATAACAGGTTTTATTTTCCCATGACGACGTTCCATATTCATCATCATTGTAATAGGTATTCCCCCTATAATCCATTCTGAGACAGGGGCAGTGGTATTTCGAACCAATGACATATAACCAGTTTTTCCATTTCCAATCAATTCAGCTGCTGTATAACCTAACGAATAACAATAATCTGCATCATAGTTAGATGGTGCAGCACAACGTCCTTCATATCCAAAGAAGTGGGTTATTGTAGAAAATCTGCCTATATATTTCCCTTCCGAAGTCATTTTTTCTAAGCGCTTTTTCACCATTTCTGCTAGCAGTTTTTCCGTTTCAATCAAGGAAACTTGTACATTGCCATGAGGATCTCTATCAAGTGTTAATTGACGAGCTATGGTTTCTGGTAGACTTTCGTAAATCTTTGCATTTTCATGACTTAAGTTGTCAAGGATATGTTTTCGTTGTTTTGAATGCTTAATACATTTAAATTCCGTTTCGTTGTGGGCTAAATATTCGTTCAATTCACTAATTAGATTTTTCATTGTAGGGATAAACTCTACCAAACCTTCCGGAACTAATACTGTTCCGAAGTTATCTCCATTAGAAGCTCTTTGGGCTACAATATTAGCAATGTACTGAATAATATCATCGAGAGATTGATTTTTAGCTTCAATCTCTTCTGAAATAATACATATATTTGGTTGTACTTGTAAAGCACATTCCAATGCAATATGAGAAGCTGAACGACCCATTAGTTTAATAAAATGCCAATATTTTCGAGAAGAATTGCAATCGCGCTGAATATTCCCAATCATTTCCGAATAAACCTTACAAGCTGTATCGAAACCAAAAGAAGTTTCTATTATTCCATTTTTTAAATCTCCGTCAATAGTTTTTGGACAACCAATTACTTGAACATTTGCATTGATTCGCTTGTAATATTCGGCTAATATACAGGCATTTGTATTAGAATCATCTCCTCCAATAATTACTAATGCTGATACATTCAATTTTTTTAAAACTTTCAACCCTTTGTTGAATTGTTCTTCAGTATCTAGTTTTGTACGTCCAGAACCAATGATATCAAATCCACCAACATTACGATATTCATTTATAATATCTGCTGTGAGTTCTTTATATTTATGCTCAATCAATCCCACTGGACCCATCAAAAATCCATACAGACGACTATCGGGATTCATATTTTTAATACCATCAAATAACCCAGCGATTACATTATGTCCACCGGGAGCTTGTCCTCCCGATAAAATAACACCTACGTTAGTAGGTGGACGCTGCTTTTTTTCTGTTCCTTCTACAAACTGTATGATTGGTAAACCGTAAGTATTAGGGAAAAGCTTTTTGATTTCTTCTTGGTCGGAAACTGATTCAGTGGGGTTCCCTTCTTGAATTTCTATTACTCTTTTCATTATTTTTGGAACCTTAGGCTCGTAAGATGCTCGCACAATCTGTAAAATGCTTTTCTTCATATTATTTGTTTTAAACATTGTTCTACAAAATTCAGTATTTTCCCAAAATTAAAAGCATAACTTATTTGGTTTTTTTATAAAGATATTTAAAGATGTAAACATTTGTATTTTTATGTCTGAATTTTATATTTTGGTAGTCGGTGAACACTTTATCTAAAAAATGCACGTTAAGTCTTTGTGTTTGATTTTGAAGAATGGCTATCATCTCATTTTTGATGAGTACCCTTGTCTTAAAATTAATTATTTAATTATCAAATTAGGAAGAAACTAATTGAGTTTCTATAAACTCTGAAATGGAAAGTATTAGTGTCTGGCAAAAGGACTTATTCTGGACTTATGCAGTAGTTTTTCTGCAGGTAGGCAGTAACGTTATTTTGTTGCCTTTTATTTTGAGGACATTCCCTCAAGAAATAGTAGGTATTTGGGCTATTTTTTCAACAATTGTAGGATCGACGACAGAATTATTGGATTTTGGTTTTAACACTTCTTTTACTAGGAGTGTGTTTTATATTTTCAGTGGAGCAAAAACATTAAAAAAAAACAGGATACTATCTTGTAGGAAATACTTCAGAAATAGACTACAGTCTTTTGAAGGGACTAATTGATGCTATGCGTTGGGTTTATTTTCGTATGGCACTTATTCTTTCGTTCGTTTTAGCGACAATAGGAACTTATTATATTTTTATTATTTTAAAAAAAAACTATTCTGGAAATCAGCAAGATATATATCTTACACGGATTATTCTTATTGTTGTTACTTCATATTCTTTTTATACACTTTATTATGATGCCCTATTGTTAGGGAAAGGGCTGGTAAACGCAATAAACAAAATTGCCATTATTAGTTAGGTTGCTTATTTAATTGTTCCCATTATTGTTGATGACCTTGCAATTTAATCTTATTGCTATTTATGAGTGCAAAGGCTTTGTCTGTTCTCACAATGAAGATTTTATCTTATAGAGCAATCTACACGATAGATTTTAAACATCAGCTTACAAAAGTAGTTTCTCAATCGTACCAAGAAATATTAAAATTTGTTTATCCTAATGCTATAAAAATCGGACTAACTTCTCTCGGAGGCTTTTTGATTAGTCAATCTTCTACTCTTATTGGGACTCTTTATCTTCTTTTGAAAAAATGGCTTTATATGGAATAACTATGTAAATAATAGGGGTTAATTGTAGCTTTGGCAAATGTTTATTACTGGGTTTACCAACCCAAAATTGTCCAACATAGATTGCAGGGATATATAGATTCTATTAAATATCTTTATTTGAAGGGGATTTTTGCTTTCATTTTTAGTATTTATTGTTGGTGGTTTAATATTGTTATGTTTAGGGAATTGGATCTTCTTTTGGATTAGAAGTCAGACTCCCTTGTTTTCTAATTTTTTTGTAACAGTTGCTTTGTTCATTTGTTTTTTGGAAGTAAATTACACTAATGCGGTAGAAATTATTTTGACGAAGAATTAAGTTCCTTTTTTTAAGTTTCCTTGCTTTCCGGTATAGCTGCATTTGTCTTGTTATTTTTACTTTTTCAATACACTCCTATGGGTATTTGGGCTACATTATTCGCGCGAGGTATTATTCAAGGAACTTATCAAAACTGGAAGTGGCCTTTAGAAGTAATACGAGAATTAAAAGTAAGAAAACAAGATTTTTGCAAAATAATTTTTAGGTAATTGTTATTGTAAATCTGAGCTACAATGGTAAAATAATTTTGGAAAGATGTGTTTATTATCTTTCTAAATAAGCGATTGCGATACTGAATTTGTTTTGTATAGTGATTGTATATAAGACAGTGGCATGGGTTGGATAGAAAAACTATACATAGAAGCAATTGTAGATAATCAGTGTTTTTTGATTGAAATATTAAAGTGGAAGCAAATTATTTATGTAATTAATTCTTTTTGTTCTATAGGAATAGAACCCTATAGATATAGAAATTGGATCCGAAGTAGGAAATGATGGTCATGTGCGTCTTCATCATTTCTGTAAATGACATAACGAAATTTTCAGTCGAAAATATAGAGATTGAAATTAGGATAGCAAGCTTAATCTATTACTAGAACCTAACAGATGAAATTTTTATTCCCTTTAAACTGCATTTGGATACTTCCAAATACAGTTTTTTCTTCTATTGAGAAGAGTCAGCGTATTTTTGCTGGTTTTTTCCCCTTTTATAAGGATTATATATTCGTACAGTTTATTCATTGAAGATAAGGGGGGGGCTGGGAAGTTATGATAACTTTTCTGCTTCTTTGTTTTTAGATCTTATATTTGCTAGCGCTTTCAACTTCTTAATTTGATTTAGTTTAGTTTAGTTTAGTTTAGTTTGTTCAGGTAGAGCTAGGATTGTATTAATCTGGCTCTTTTTGTTTTTAACAGTGCTTTCGAACGAACCCATTTATAGTTTTTGTGCTTTCTTTTGTATGCTTGACTATTGTCTGTTTTTTGGAATTAATAAAGATTATTATTCCGATTATTTATTTTTTCTATTTACTGCAATATACACTATTATTTTGTCCGTTCCTCTTTAGATATTAAATATTCCCTTATTGTAAGGATACTCAAGCATTCTTCACACGCTTCTTCTGTTCTTTTTAATGTAAGGATTGATTTTTCTCAGCTGTTACAATCCTTCTCTTGGTAAAAGGTAATGTGTTCCAATCGGTGCAGAAGAAATTCCTCCAGATGGTTCCACTGTATATTCTTCGGGAGTAAGAGACAGGAAATCCTTAAGCCTATTCCCTGACCTGAGAGTAGTATTTGCTTCATCTCTTCAATACATTGCTTAAAGACTTCTTTCACCATTGATTCTAATTTTACTTTTGTAAGGCAATTCTCCTCGTTAGATGATTCAACCCCCACGTCACCAGCATAGTGAAAGGCTTCAAGAGCTTTAGAGTATATTGTATCTTCTTGCTGTATATTTACGGAATCTATCTATAATACATGGACAACCGGAACGTTCTCTGTTGCACGATTGGTCCCAGTGTCCATAGCATGCCCTTGTTTCTTTACATATATTCATCTAATTGGTTTACATGTATTAGCCAACTCCCTTATGGCATTTTCTACTCTAGCTAGGGCAAACCATAGCATCATCCCATTTTAGACGAGCAGTTTCGCTATACATTGTCTTAATATAGGTATTCCATAGCTTGTATTTATCCCATGATCCCTACTTCTACTTCCTTCTTCATCTCTTGTTGTAGGTCTTTATATATGCCTTCATGGGAGTTATTACATTTATCGATATTCCTATCTGAGTATTTAATGTGTATGTTAAAGCCACATCTCTCATTATACTCAGTGCTTATTTTTTTATTGGAAGATCCATCTTAGTTGAGCTTAATTGAGTTGATCTTATGTTCGATGTATACAACTTAAAGTCTCTTAACTTAAAGTCTCTTAAGTATTCGTACAACTCTTTGTACTCACTATATTTAAGATCACTCTCCGGTTTCCGGTGTGCTCTCAAGTTTATCCAATGCCTTTTTGAGCGATAGTATAATAGAAATCTAAGAAAGGCCCTATGATAGTAGTGTCTTTTGTCTCAAACGGGCTTTCTTTTCCTGAATTTTTACATTGTCCTTCCATTATTTATGTATTATTAAGACATTTAAGGCTCAAAAAACTCATCGGTGCTGACGTGTTTTTCTAATCCCGGTGAATCCATTAAAATCATTAAAATTACTGTCTATACTACTCATACCAGTTTAGGTCGAGTCTTTAACTTAATTTGGGTTTTTTACCATTGATGATTAGCCAGATCATTAGAATAATGAATACAACAATAATAGTCCATTTCCAAAGCATAGCAATTGAGTAGTTAATTCAGGATACAAACAATTTCTCTTCATATGTTCTTAACATACCCCTATCAAATACATGACACTCCGAACTGCGAGAATAAAAAAGCTCGTTAAGATAACGATCAAGGAGTAAGCAGCGAAGGCTGTCAAAAGCTTCTAGTTTGAAATTCTTCTTCTCTTCAATCATACTTCTACCTTTCTATTTTTTTTACAGTTATTTGTCGCTGTGATGTTCCCAGAGAGCCAAAATAGCAATTCTCTTTAACTTATCATCAAGTAATACATATACCTGTTCGGTGACGCTCATCAATTCCATAGGAAAAGATATTTTGATTATCACTTACAAGTTTCTTTATCTTTTCCCTCCCCTTATTGGAGCAAAAGTACTCTCTGCATAACTGTACTTATACCTACTACTCTTTTGTAGTAGGCCTCATTGAGGACGAGTTTAAGTTTTCAGGATTTAAGACGTACCCGTTGTTTCATATTAGGCATGATGAACTAGGGAATCTCACTTCTTAAGATTGTCAAAGTTACAACCACGGGGATCAACTCATATCAGGACATCCCAGTCTTCTTCTATTTCAACAAAATAATCGTCCATTTAACGAAAAAGAGATTTAGTTTTCTTTATTTTCCACTTTATAATCGTTTCTATGGGAATTAGAATACCTCCCTTTTTTCTCACTTATCTTCTCAATGATTAATCCTACTGCGAAGATACATGTTTCGATAAATATGATGAGCCATTTGAACAGAATATGAATAATTATGGAGATTATCCCAACTAAAACAAAAATTGGGAATTGATACGAGAATATTTTTTTCAAAAGATCATGCATTACCTTCGTTTATATATGGTTTTCTTCAATTATAGTTATATAGTTGACAATAAGAGAATCAGAAAAACTATCTTATAAGCCCCCTATTGTCACTCAATGAATAATAAGTTAAAGAGAGAAGGTACCGAATATAAAAATTTTAATACTAGCTGTCATCAAAATCTATTCTAAGTTCCCCTTTTCTGACTTTCCTTAGTACTTTTCTTCTTTGTATCTGATATCCACACAAGCGTTATCTGTACAATACCTGCAATGGATGCTATACAAAGAATAAACCAGAGTGCTGTATGTCTTTCACTAACAGCTATATCAATCAGAAAGCCAAAACATCCCAATAGCCCAAGCAATATAATCAGTCTTCTAATCAGTCTCTTCATGGCGGATTTTACACGTAATGTAAATAAAAGAGCCGACATAATTACCAATTGTTCCTCCAATTTAAATACTTTAAATACACCATTCTGTATTTCTCAAAGACCGACTGGATAACTCTTCCTTATATTTTTTCTCGAATTTATGATTCGATGTATAACTCTATGAAAGTAATATTTTGTAGTAAACTGTACACTTCACTACATATTGTAATTATTTACAGCCTTTCCCTAAGTGTGAGGACCACACTTAAGTCAAATTTTACTACCAATTGCTACTTTTATAGATACATCTATATATAGAAATAGATTTTCTTTTCTTTTTGGTATATCGAAAAATTAGTAGTTGTTAGATTGGTAGTTGTTGTCCTTCATCATGAGAAGGAAATTGATAGAAGATAAGGTTATGGAAAAGGTTGATACCAGTACTATAGACTAACTTTCTCTAACTTCCAAAGAGGATTTCACTTCCTATAAAAGAAACGCACTTGAGAAGTGTATTAAAATGCATTAAAACAATGCCGTTTATAATTGGGATACACACTTATTTTTTACCATTTATAGTAGTAAATCTTAAGGAAAATAGAAATAATACCACAATATTTGTATTAAATTTGTATTGCTACTTGCAGGATGAATTTCGTAGGATGGACAGTAGCCTTTGTAAATATTTACAAATAAAAAATTGTGAAGATAGTTAAGTGTGCACTATTAGGATTGATATGCCTTACGCTTACGTCAGGGAAATATGGAAATATACCAACAAATGGTCAAATCGGAATAGTAATAGTCAATTCAGAAGGGGAAACGATAGAACAGAGCGATATAGTCTATAGTATCGATAAGTATACTTATAGCACAGAAAATAATGGGGAGTTCGTTTTTCGTATTCCAGACATATATGTAACAAATAGTGAAAGTTATCAGGCAATAAAAAATTGGATAGAATGGGTAGAAGAAGAAAAAGGAATCGATGTATGTGAGAAGATCACAGAAGTTTCCAATAAAGAATATCCCGATATTGGTAGAGATGCCTGTTTCGTATTTAAGCAAGCTAATATATCCATAGATAAAAACGGGTTATATGAAAGCATAGAAAAGAATATTAGAATATTAACTGTTATATTATGAGGATAATCTAGTATTCACATGTATTTGCATTACACAAAACCAATTACGAAATATGAATATGAACAACAATAAGAACAAGATGAAAAAAGTCGTTGATTTGGGAGGAGAAAGAAGAAAGGCTTCCAACAGTTGATGATATGTTGGTGCAAACATATGGGAAGGAAATGGACACCAACAAGAGAGGCATTTTAATAGGAAAGCAGATGCTTACTATCAAAGTACTATTGTAGTAATGGGTGTGTGAGGACGTGTGGAGATAAAGTCGGGACTAAAAAACAGAACGTGTTAGTTGTAGGAGAAAAATAAAACAGAAAAAAGTTTCAGCACTGTTTAGAAACATTACTATCTCTTCTCTCAGTTTGTTCCATAAGGATTTCCATTTATTGGCTAGTTGTTGTTTCCTTACACAGACAGAACATTTCCTACAGGGGACACAAGTTTTATTTATTTGTTTTACTAATGACTTTTTTTGATCAACTAGTACCGTGTAATGTTTATATACCCTGCTTCGATTAGTCAATTTCGTTTTGCATATATCCACTTATCGATCTCACTGCGTTCTCGCTCATGACGTATAACTTTACCATTGTTTGTTCATTTCTTTCTTTACACGGAGTCAGCGTCCTCAAATCCGATCCTCCTCAAATCCAACCCATAGAATTGAATAATGTTAGTTACCATAATATGTAGAATCCGTAAATGATAATATTTCAGTAGAATCTACTGAAAG of the Candidatus Azobacteroides pseudotrichonymphae genomovar. CFP2 genome contains:
- a CDS encoding peptidylprolyl isomerase encodes the protein MTKSKGSVFLQNISKWLIYYVIHLNKFIHSIIVLTLVSSGLINAQSNVIDEVVWTIGNEVILRSDVENVRLQMQINNQYIEGDPYCVIPEQLAIQKLYLRQAKLDSINIPESQVSQMTESWINHLIDQIGSKEKVEEYCGKPISVLREEKKQAIREQGMIQAMQNKLVSGVKVTPSDIRNFYNQIPQDSLPFIPTTVEVEIITLKPLVTLEEINNIKQKLKEYIELVTSGQKEFSTLARLYSEDINSAMKGGELNFVCKSSLSPEFAAVAFELSNPKKVSRIVETEYGYHIIQLIEKKGDRINVRHILLKPHATKEELAKVSYRLDSIRTDIIRGKLTFEEAVTCVSQDKNTRNNKGLMVNYNGQVGIEHMITSHFEIRELPPEISKAIRGMQVGDISKPFTMINSEQKEVISIVKLKSRIECHKASFANDYQILKEILERKKQNQVLTEWLNRKKQETYIHISDNWKNCNYQIKGWHVE
- a CDS encoding diphosphate--fructose-6-phosphate 1-phosphotransferase: MKKSILQIVRASYEPKVPKIMKRVIEIQEGNPTESVSDQEEIKKLFPNTYGLPIIQFVEGTEKKQRPPTNVGVILSGGQAPGGHNVIAGLFDGIKNMNPDSRLYGFLMGPVGLIEHKYKELTADIINEYRNVGGFDIIGSGRTKLDTEEQFNKGLKVLKKLNVSALVIIGGDDSNTNACILAEYYKRINANVQVIGCPKTIDGDLKNGIIETSFGFDTACKVYSEMIGNIQRDCNSSRKYWHFIKLMGRSASHIALECALQVQPNICIISEEIEAKNQSLDDIIQYIANIVAQRASNGDNFGTVLVPEGLVEFIPTMKNLISELNEYLAHNETEFKCIKHSKQRKHILDNLSHENAKIYESLPETIARQLTLDRDPHGNVQVSLIETEKLLAEMVKKRLEKMTSEGKYIGRFSTITHFFGYEGRCAAPSNYDADYCYSLGYTAAELIGNGKTGYMSLVRNTTAPVSEWIIGGIPITMMMNMERRHGKIKPVIQKALVKLDGMPFRAFASQRDQWAINTDYVYPGPIQYFGPSEICDQPSKTLQIEKSNTDY
- the rsmI gene encoding 16S rRNA (cytidine(1402)-2'-O)-methyltransferase, with protein sequence MLKTNKLYIVPTPIGNLEDMTFRAIRILKEVNLIFAENTRTTSFLLNHFDIKTRMQSCHKYNEHETVKQITWRIKIGENIALISDAGMPGISDPGFLLIRECIQQRIGIECLPGATAFVPALINSGLPIDHFCFEGFLPRKKGRQTKFEELTEEIRTIIIYESPFRIVKTLEQLAEYLGEKRLASISREISKLYEETIRGTLKDLILHFTKNKPKGEFVLVVSGKKFKS